A genomic stretch from Amycolatopsis sp. 195334CR includes:
- a CDS encoding cobyrinic acid a,c-diamide synthase, with product MSRRAPLPGASELFRLTSSSNALELTVPNEPREAEPEPAPEPPRRLVRGAKAARSSTPRQKHDAKITVYVSGDELLAMEHARLTLRGGHGLVVDRGRLVREAVAVLLADFDEFGEDSVLVHRLRAAGSDDAAESGAGG from the coding sequence GTGAGCAGGAGAGCTCCCCTGCCCGGCGCGTCCGAACTGTTCCGCCTGACCAGCAGCAGCAACGCACTCGAACTGACCGTTCCGAACGAGCCCCGCGAGGCCGAGCCGGAGCCCGCGCCCGAGCCGCCGCGGCGGCTGGTGCGCGGGGCCAAGGCCGCCCGGTCCAGCACCCCGCGGCAGAAGCACGACGCGAAGATCACCGTGTACGTCTCCGGCGACGAGCTGCTCGCCATGGAGCACGCCCGCCTCACCCTGCGCGGCGGGCACGGCCTGGTGGTCGACCGCGGCAGGCTGGTCCGCGAGGCGGTCGCCGTGCTGCTGGCCGACTTCGACGAGTTCGGCGAGGACTCGGTGCTGGTGCACCGGCTCCGCGCCGCGGGCTCGGACGACGCCGCCGAGAGCGGGGCCGGCGGCTGA
- the xerD gene encoding site-specific tyrosine recombinase XerD, whose amino-acid sequence MIKAYLNHLTVERGTAKNTLDSYARDLRRYAAHLEAAGVTDFTLVSPEHIAAFGVALREGDGEHQPLAASSSARALVAVRGLHRFAHADGITEQDPAREVRPPAAAKRLPKALPVDQVLKLLDTPPADGDRPLRDRALLELLYSTGARISEAVGLDLDDIDQDERTVRLDGKGGKQRLVPIGRPAVEALNAYLVRARPSLAARGRGSAAVFLNARGGRLTRQSAWQVLKTSAERAGIQAVVSPHTLRHSFATHLLEGGADVRVVQELLGHASVTTTQVYTLVTVNTLREIYATAHPRALG is encoded by the coding sequence GTGATCAAGGCGTACCTCAACCACCTCACGGTGGAGCGGGGCACCGCCAAGAACACCCTGGACAGCTACGCCCGCGACCTGCGCCGCTACGCCGCGCACCTGGAAGCGGCCGGGGTCACCGACTTCACCCTGGTCAGCCCCGAGCACATCGCCGCGTTCGGGGTCGCGTTGCGCGAGGGGGACGGCGAGCACCAGCCGCTGGCGGCCTCCTCCTCGGCCCGGGCGCTGGTCGCCGTGCGCGGGCTGCACCGCTTCGCCCACGCCGACGGCATCACCGAGCAGGACCCCGCGCGCGAGGTGCGCCCGCCGGCCGCGGCCAAGCGCCTGCCCAAGGCGCTCCCGGTGGACCAGGTGCTCAAGCTGCTCGACACGCCCCCCGCCGACGGCGACCGGCCGCTGCGCGATCGCGCGCTGCTCGAACTGCTCTACTCCACCGGCGCCCGGATCTCCGAGGCGGTCGGCCTCGACCTCGACGACATCGACCAGGACGAGCGCACCGTCCGCCTCGACGGCAAGGGCGGCAAGCAGCGCCTGGTGCCCATCGGCCGCCCGGCGGTCGAGGCGCTCAACGCCTACCTCGTGCGCGCCCGGCCGTCACTCGCCGCGCGGGGGCGGGGGAGCGCGGCGGTGTTCCTCAACGCGCGCGGCGGGCGGCTGACCCGGCAGAGCGCGTGGCAGGTGCTCAAGACCAGCGCCGAACGCGCCGGCATCCAGGCCGTGGTCTCGCCGCACACGCTGCGTCACTCCTTCGCCACGCATCTACTCGAAGGTGGGGCGGATGTGCGCGTCGTCCAAGAACTCCTCGGGCACGCCTCGGTGACCACCACGCAGGTGTACACGCTGGTCACGGTCAACACGCTGCGGGAGATCTATGCCACCGCGCACCCCCGCGCACTGGGATGA
- a CDS encoding NUDIX hydrolase has protein sequence MTAPGSHEFTVVSTEDVHIGRVVGLRVDEVAMPGGGTARREVVEHLGAVAVAALDAEGALTMIHQYRHPLGRRIWELPAGLTDHPGEEPVVAAARELVEEAGLKAERWETLVDVAASPGFTDEVVRVFLARDLSEVDREVLGEEEADLVIRKVPLAEAVRMALHGELVNGATVAGVLAAHAVLSGAAQTRPADAPWRDRPHRFAAR, from the coding sequence GTGACCGCACCGGGTAGCCACGAGTTCACCGTGGTGTCCACTGAGGACGTCCACATCGGACGCGTGGTCGGGCTGCGGGTGGACGAGGTGGCCATGCCGGGCGGGGGCACCGCCCGGCGGGAGGTGGTCGAGCACCTCGGCGCGGTGGCCGTGGCCGCGCTCGACGCCGAGGGCGCGCTGACCATGATCCACCAGTACCGGCACCCGCTGGGGCGCCGGATCTGGGAGCTGCCGGCCGGGCTGACCGACCACCCCGGCGAGGAGCCGGTGGTGGCGGCGGCGCGTGAGCTGGTCGAGGAGGCCGGGCTGAAGGCCGAGCGGTGGGAGACGCTGGTCGACGTGGCCGCGTCGCCGGGGTTCACCGACGAGGTGGTCCGGGTGTTCCTGGCCCGCGATCTGTCCGAAGTGGACCGTGAGGTGCTCGGCGAGGAGGAGGCGGATCTGGTGATCCGCAAGGTGCCGCTGGCCGAGGCGGTGCGGATGGCGTTGCACGGCGAACTGGTCAACGGGGCGACCGTGGCCGGGGTGCTGGCGGCGCACGCGGTGCTCTCGGGGGCGGCCCAGACCCGTCCGGCGGACGCGCCGTGGCGGGATCGGCCGCACCGCTTCGCCGCCCGGTAG
- a CDS encoding CTP synthase: MVLQARTTKHVFVTGGVASSLGKGLTASSLGQLLTSRGLRVTMQKLDPYLNVDPGTMNPFQHGEVFVTEDGAETDLDIGHYERFLDRDLNGSANVTTGQVYSQVIAKERRGEYLGDTVQVIPHITDEIKSRILAMAEPDAEDRRPDVVITEVGGTVGDIESLPFLEACRQVRHDVGRDNCFFLHVSLVPYLAPSGELKTKPTQHSVAALRNIGIQPDALVCRADRDLPDDLKRKIGLMCDVDTEAVVACPDAPSIYDIPKVLHREALDAYVVRRLGLPFRDVDWTVWGDLLDRVHNPAETVRVAVVGKYIDLPDAYLSVTEALRAGGFANRAKVEIVWVASDELTTPSGAAALLSDVDGVLVPGGFGVRGIEGKVGAITHARTRGLPVLGLCLGLQCMVIDAARNLAGIAGANSAEFEETEHPVISTMADQRDVVAGERDMGGTMRLGAYPAKLKPGSQVAKAYGQTEVSERHRHRYEVNNSYRKQLSDAGLVFSGTSPDDRLVEFVELPADVHPFFVGTQAHPELKSRPTRPHPLFDSFIRAVVAYRTADRLPVALPESTVGASS; this comes from the coding sequence TTGGTGCTTCAAGCACGTACGACCAAGCACGTATTCGTGACCGGGGGCGTCGCCTCCTCACTGGGCAAGGGACTCACCGCCTCGAGCCTCGGCCAGTTGCTGACCTCGCGGGGTCTGCGGGTGACCATGCAGAAGCTGGACCCGTACCTCAACGTCGACCCCGGCACGATGAACCCCTTCCAGCACGGCGAGGTCTTCGTCACCGAGGACGGCGCGGAGACCGACCTGGACATCGGTCACTACGAGCGCTTCCTCGACCGCGACCTCAACGGCTCGGCGAACGTCACCACCGGCCAGGTGTACTCGCAGGTGATCGCCAAGGAGCGGCGCGGCGAGTACCTCGGCGACACGGTCCAGGTGATCCCGCACATCACCGACGAGATCAAGTCGCGCATCCTGGCGATGGCCGAGCCGGACGCCGAGGACCGCCGTCCCGACGTGGTGATCACCGAGGTGGGCGGCACGGTCGGCGACATCGAGTCGCTGCCGTTCCTGGAGGCCTGCCGCCAGGTGCGCCACGACGTCGGCCGCGACAACTGCTTCTTCCTGCACGTCTCGCTGGTGCCGTACCTGGCGCCGTCGGGCGAGCTGAAGACCAAGCCGACGCAGCACTCGGTGGCCGCGCTGCGCAACATCGGCATCCAGCCCGACGCGCTGGTCTGCCGGGCCGACCGGGACCTGCCGGACGACCTCAAGCGCAAGATCGGCCTGATGTGCGATGTGGACACCGAGGCCGTGGTCGCCTGCCCGGACGCGCCGTCGATCTACGACATCCCGAAGGTGCTGCACCGCGAGGCGCTCGACGCGTACGTGGTGCGGCGGCTGGGCCTGCCCTTCCGCGACGTGGACTGGACGGTGTGGGGCGATCTGCTCGACCGCGTGCACAACCCGGCCGAGACGGTGCGCGTCGCCGTGGTGGGCAAGTACATCGACCTGCCCGACGCGTACCTGTCGGTGACCGAGGCGTTGCGGGCGGGCGGGTTCGCCAACCGCGCCAAGGTGGAGATCGTCTGGGTCGCCTCCGACGAGCTCACCACGCCGTCCGGCGCGGCCGCGCTGCTGTCCGATGTGGACGGTGTGCTGGTGCCGGGCGGGTTCGGCGTGCGCGGGATCGAGGGCAAGGTCGGCGCGATCACCCACGCGCGCACCCGCGGCCTGCCGGTGCTCGGGCTGTGCCTGGGCCTGCAGTGCATGGTGATCGACGCGGCGCGCAACCTGGCCGGGATCGCCGGCGCGAACTCCGCCGAGTTCGAGGAGACCGAGCACCCGGTGATCTCCACCATGGCCGACCAGCGCGACGTGGTGGCCGGTGAGCGCGACATGGGCGGCACGATGCGCCTCGGCGCGTACCCGGCGAAGCTGAAGCCGGGTTCGCAGGTGGCCAAGGCGTACGGGCAGACCGAGGTCTCCGAGCGGCACCGGCACCGCTACGAGGTGAACAACAGCTACCGCAAGCAGCTCTCGGACGCGGGCCTGGTCTTCTCCGGCACCTCGCCGGACGACCGGCTGGTGGAGTTCGTCGAGCTGCCCGCCGACGTGCACCCGTTCTTCGTCGGCACGCAGGCGCACCCGGAGCTGAAGAGCCGGCCGACCCGGCCGCACCCGCTGTTCGACTCGTTCATCCGCGCGGTGGTCGCCTACCGCACCGCGGACCGCCTGCCGGTGGCCCTGCCGGAGTCGACCGTCGGCGCTTCCTCGTGA
- the aroA gene encoding 3-phosphoshikimate 1-carboxyvinyltransferase: protein MAEAETWTAPESSRSLDATVRVPGSKSLTNRAYVLAALATGPTLVREPLVSRDTRLMLGAVSALGGGFAETEEGTRIHPIEAGSGDATVTLGNAGTVARFTPALAALGGRTVRFDGDEAIRRRPLAPLLGALSALGARIDDDGRGAPPFTVTGHGGLAGGEVELDSSASSQFLSALLLAGPAFGEGVRVRLTGTPPSEPHIEMTLDILRRFGAAPERSGTEFFVPPAALSCPDFTIEPDLSTAAPFVVAPLLTGGSVRVEGWPSYTTQPGDWLRSLVAELGAKVELDEAGLTVTGTGDFGGGQFDLHEVGELTPVIATLLCFADGPSVISGVAHLRGHETDRLAALATELSGLGAGVTETEDGLRITPAPMHAGVFHTYDDHRLVMAGAVAGLRVPGVQVENPATVGKTFPGFVDAWTTLLHP, encoded by the coding sequence ATGGCCGAAGCCGAGACCTGGACCGCACCGGAGAGTTCGCGATCACTGGACGCGACCGTCCGGGTACCGGGCTCGAAATCGCTCACCAACCGGGCCTACGTGCTCGCCGCGCTCGCCACCGGGCCCACGCTCGTGCGCGAGCCGCTCGTCTCCCGCGACACCCGGTTGATGCTCGGCGCGGTGTCCGCGCTCGGCGGTGGTTTCGCGGAAACCGAGGAGGGCACGCGGATCCACCCGATCGAAGCCGGTTCCGGCGACGCCACGGTCACGCTCGGTAACGCGGGCACGGTGGCGCGGTTCACCCCGGCACTGGCCGCGCTGGGCGGCCGGACGGTGCGGTTCGACGGCGACGAGGCCATCCGCCGCCGCCCGCTCGCGCCGCTGCTGGGCGCGCTGTCCGCGCTCGGCGCCCGGATCGACGACGACGGCCGCGGCGCGCCGCCGTTCACCGTGACCGGGCACGGCGGGCTGGCCGGTGGCGAGGTGGAGCTGGATTCGTCGGCGTCGAGCCAGTTCCTGTCCGCGCTGCTGCTGGCGGGCCCGGCGTTCGGCGAGGGGGTGCGCGTGCGCCTGACCGGCACGCCGCCGAGCGAACCGCACATCGAGATGACGCTGGACATCCTGCGCCGCTTCGGTGCCGCCCCGGAGCGCTCGGGCACCGAGTTCTTCGTGCCGCCCGCGGCGCTGTCGTGCCCGGACTTCACCATCGAGCCGGACCTGTCCACCGCCGCCCCGTTCGTGGTGGCGCCGCTGCTGACCGGCGGGTCGGTGCGGGTCGAGGGCTGGCCGTCGTACACCACGCAGCCGGGCGACTGGCTGCGCAGCCTGGTCGCCGAACTCGGCGCGAAGGTGGAACTGGACGAGGCGGGCCTGACCGTGACGGGCACCGGCGACTTCGGCGGCGGGCAGTTCGACCTGCACGAGGTCGGCGAGCTGACCCCGGTGATCGCCACGCTGCTGTGCTTCGCGGACGGGCCGTCGGTGATCAGCGGGGTGGCGCACCTGCGCGGCCACGAGACCGACCGGCTGGCCGCGCTGGCCACCGAGCTGTCGGGCCTGGGCGCCGGCGTCACCGAGACCGAGGACGGCCTGCGGATCACCCCGGCCCCCATGCACGCGGGCGTCTTCCACACCTACGACGACCACCGCCTGGTCATGGCGGGCGCCGTCGCGGGCCTGCGCGTCCCGGGCGTTCAGGTGGAGAACCCGGCCACCGTCGGCAAGACCTTCCCCGGCTTCGTCGACGCCTGGACCACCCTGCTCCACCCCTGA
- a CDS encoding copper transporter has product MISLRYHIVSIAAAFLALAVGVVLGSTALNGPLLSGLSDDKAELGRQVSDLEAERNALTARLGDSDAFAGSVGPKIVAGQLDQRSVVLVTTEDAKPADRDALKELIGQSGATVTGEVQLTQSFADPAKADQLRQVVTRLQPAGVSFPTAGDPGTLAGALLGSTLLLNKDSAQPQSTPDELAAALGGLSDGGFVKTAGDVKPAQEAVVLVGGKATGDGAGDRAATVARFATQLDRSGAGTVLAGDLASAEGTGALGVVRADTSATSILSTVDNVDTAAGRVVTVLALREQLDGNAGRYGIAGNAQSPAPGVNREGS; this is encoded by the coding sequence GTGATTTCTCTGCGCTATCACATCGTTTCGATCGCGGCGGCCTTCCTGGCGCTGGCCGTCGGCGTGGTGCTGGGCTCCACCGCGCTGAACGGGCCGCTGCTGTCCGGGCTGTCCGACGACAAGGCCGAACTGGGCCGCCAGGTGTCCGACCTGGAGGCCGAGCGCAACGCGCTGACCGCGCGGCTCGGCGATTCCGACGCCTTCGCCGGTTCGGTCGGGCCGAAGATCGTGGCCGGGCAGCTGGACCAGCGCTCGGTCGTGCTGGTCACCACCGAGGACGCGAAACCGGCCGACCGGGACGCGCTCAAGGAACTGATCGGGCAGTCGGGCGCGACGGTGACCGGTGAGGTGCAGCTGACCCAGTCGTTCGCCGACCCGGCCAAGGCCGACCAGCTGCGCCAGGTGGTCACCCGGCTGCAGCCGGCCGGGGTGAGCTTCCCGACCGCGGGTGATCCCGGCACGCTCGCCGGGGCGCTGCTGGGCTCGACCCTGTTGCTGAACAAGGATTCCGCGCAGCCGCAGTCCACTCCGGACGAACTGGCGGCGGCGCTGGGCGGGCTGTCCGACGGCGGGTTCGTCAAGACCGCGGGTGACGTCAAGCCGGCGCAGGAGGCCGTGGTGCTGGTCGGCGGCAAGGCCACCGGTGACGGCGCGGGGGACCGGGCGGCCACCGTCGCGCGCTTCGCCACGCAGCTGGACCGGTCGGGCGCGGGCACCGTGCTGGCCGGGGACCTGGCCTCGGCCGAGGGCACCGGCGCGCTGGGCGTGGTGCGGGCGGACACCTCCGCCACCTCGATCCTGTCCACTGTGGACAACGTGGACACCGCGGCCGGGCGGGTGGTCACCGTGCTGGCCCTGCGGGAGCAGCTGGACGGGAACGCGGGCCGCTACGGCATCGCGGGCAACGCCCAGAGCCCGGCACCCGGCGTGAACCGCGAAGGCAGCTGA
- a CDS encoding DUF1707 domain-containing protein, which translates to MSTSPDPDAVRIGTFEREQCVNALGDHFAAGRLETDEYEQRVTAALGAQTKAELVPLFADLPEPHPPVLRPPGPPPVPAYGQYPQPVYGYTPAARGLSDKSKLTTGLLQILLPFGIGRFYSGHVGIGLAQLLVVLVTCGAGVLWPIIDGIVILANGGYDAQGRRLLD; encoded by the coding sequence GTGAGCACATCGCCAGATCCGGATGCCGTGCGCATCGGCACCTTCGAGCGGGAGCAGTGCGTCAACGCGCTCGGCGACCACTTCGCCGCGGGCCGCCTCGAGACCGACGAGTACGAACAGCGGGTGACCGCCGCGCTCGGCGCACAGACGAAGGCGGAGCTGGTCCCGTTGTTCGCCGACCTGCCCGAGCCGCACCCGCCGGTGCTGCGCCCGCCGGGGCCGCCGCCGGTACCGGCCTACGGGCAGTACCCGCAGCCGGTCTACGGCTACACCCCGGCGGCACGCGGCCTGTCGGACAAGTCGAAGCTGACCACCGGGCTGCTGCAGATCCTGCTGCCCTTCGGCATCGGCCGGTTCTACTCCGGGCACGTCGGGATCGGCCTGGCCCAGTTGCTCGTGGTGCTGGTCACGTGCGGCGCCGGCGTGCTCTGGCCGATCATCGACGGCATCGTCATCCTGGCCAACGGCGGCTACGACGCCCAGGGCCGCCGCCTGCTCGACTGA
- the scpB gene encoding SMC-Scp complex subunit ScpB gives MLDVDAPDPEEELVAVRGGSGSPDLTDDAVLEAALESLLLVVDSPVNEESLAGALEQPVERVTSKLQSMSTALTERASGIDLRRVGEGWRYFTRDTYAPFVEKLLLDGQRAKLTRAALETLAVIAYRQPVTRARVAAVRGVNVDGVIRTLLARGLVEETGTDAETGGNLYVTTELFLERLGLSSLTDLPPIAPLLPEVDSIDDIG, from the coding sequence ATGCTGGACGTGGACGCGCCGGACCCGGAGGAGGAACTGGTCGCGGTCCGCGGCGGGTCGGGTTCGCCCGACCTCACCGACGACGCGGTGCTGGAGGCGGCGCTCGAATCGCTGCTGCTGGTGGTCGACTCACCGGTGAACGAGGAGTCGCTGGCCGGGGCGCTGGAGCAGCCGGTCGAGCGGGTCACCTCGAAGTTGCAGTCGATGTCGACCGCGCTGACCGAGCGGGCCAGCGGCATCGACCTGCGCCGCGTCGGCGAGGGCTGGCGGTACTTCACCCGCGACACCTACGCGCCGTTCGTGGAGAAACTGCTGCTGGACGGGCAGCGCGCCAAGCTGACCCGTGCCGCTTTGGAGACGCTCGCCGTCATCGCCTATCGTCAGCCGGTCACCCGGGCCAGGGTCGCCGCCGTTCGCGGGGTGAACGTGGACGGGGTGATCCGGACGCTGCTCGCGCGCGGCCTGGTCGAGGAGACCGGCACCGACGCGGAGACGGGTGGCAACCTGTACGTGACGACGGAGCTGTTCCTGGAGCGGCTGGGGCTCTCGTCGTTGACCGATCTCCCGCCCATCGCTCCGTTGCTGCCTGAAGTGGATTCGATCGATGACATCGGCTAA
- a CDS encoding ParA family protein → MSTSEPPERASESAGSAAASLSKMTIAIEGDTLSDDELDSEALVPPLNGKKARDRLGPTGRPYREIAEPPLLDKHGPATILAMCNQKGGVGKTTSTINLGAALAEYGRRVLLVDFDPQGALSVGLGIQPHELEYTVYNVIMERSVNILDVVRSTGVENVDLLPSNIDLSAAEVQLVAEVGREHTLLRVLRPVMDTYDYVLVDCQPSLGLLTVNALTAADGVVIPLECEFFSLRGVALLIDTIEKVRERLNPKLDITGILATMFDPRTLHSKEVMARVVEAFGETVFDTVINRTVRFPETTVAGEPITKWAPKSAGAMAYRALAREVIAR, encoded by the coding sequence ATGTCGACATCGGAGCCGCCGGAGCGAGCGTCGGAGTCCGCAGGTTCTGCCGCCGCGAGCCTCAGCAAGATGACCATCGCGATCGAAGGAGACACGCTCTCCGACGACGAACTGGACTCGGAGGCTCTCGTTCCACCGCTCAACGGCAAGAAGGCACGCGACCGGCTCGGCCCCACCGGGAGGCCCTACCGCGAGATCGCCGAGCCGCCCCTGCTCGACAAGCACGGCCCGGCCACCATCCTGGCCATGTGCAACCAGAAGGGCGGGGTCGGCAAGACCACCTCGACCATCAACCTCGGTGCCGCGCTGGCCGAATACGGCCGCCGCGTGCTGCTGGTCGACTTCGACCCGCAGGGCGCGCTCTCGGTCGGCCTCGGCATCCAGCCGCACGAACTCGAGTACACCGTCTACAACGTGATCATGGAAAGGTCGGTGAACATCCTGGACGTGGTCCGCTCGACCGGGGTGGAGAACGTCGACCTGCTGCCGAGCAACATCGACCTGTCCGCGGCGGAGGTGCAGCTGGTCGCCGAGGTCGGCCGCGAGCACACGCTGCTGAGGGTGCTGAGACCGGTCATGGACACCTACGACTATGTTCTGGTCGACTGCCAGCCCTCGCTCGGCCTGCTCACGGTGAACGCGCTGACCGCCGCGGACGGCGTGGTGATCCCGCTGGAGTGCGAGTTCTTCAGTCTGCGGGGCGTGGCGCTCCTGATCGACACCATCGAGAAGGTGCGTGAACGCCTCAACCCCAAGCTGGACATCACCGGGATTCTCGCGACCATGTTCGACCCGAGAACCCTGCATTCGAAGGAGGTCATGGCGCGCGTGGTGGAGGCATTCGGCGAGACCGTGTTCGACACGGTCATCAACCGCACCGTGCGGTTCCCGGAGACCACCGTGGCCGGGGAACCGATCACCAAGTGGGCACCCAAGTCGGCCGGTGCGATGGCCTATCGCGCACTGGCCCGCGAGGTGATCGCCCGGTGA
- a CDS encoding ScpA family protein — protein MTETEPAGAPEPQPESVDEGAAGRFKVRLANFEGPFDLLLQLISQHQLDVTEVALHQVTDDFIAYTRALGAEWDLDETTEFLVIAATLLDLKAARLLPAAEVEDEDDLALLEARDLLFARVLQYRAYKQVAALFAELEAGALRRYPRSVALEERYLGLLPEVMLGVDPAKFAEIALAVFRPKPPPTVSLDHLHMGKVSVREHAALLRLRLAEAGTATFTTLVADCEHTIEVVARFLALLELYRESSVQFEQLEALDELHVRWTGGSVEQASAAAEQDRARSEDEEYG, from the coding sequence ATGACCGAAACCGAGCCGGCCGGGGCCCCCGAACCCCAGCCGGAATCGGTGGACGAGGGCGCGGCCGGGCGGTTCAAGGTCCGGCTGGCGAACTTCGAGGGCCCGTTCGACCTGCTGCTGCAGCTGATCTCCCAGCACCAGCTGGACGTCACCGAGGTGGCGCTGCACCAGGTCACCGACGACTTCATCGCCTACACCAGGGCGCTGGGCGCGGAATGGGACCTCGACGAGACCACCGAGTTCCTGGTGATCGCGGCGACCCTGCTCGACCTGAAGGCGGCGCGGCTGCTGCCCGCCGCCGAGGTCGAGGACGAGGACGACCTGGCCCTGCTGGAGGCCCGCGACCTGCTCTTCGCCCGCGTCCTGCAGTACCGGGCCTACAAGCAGGTCGCCGCGTTGTTCGCCGAGCTGGAGGCCGGGGCGCTGCGCCGGTACCCGCGCTCGGTGGCACTGGAGGAGCGCTACCTCGGGCTGCTGCCGGAGGTGATGCTGGGCGTGGACCCGGCGAAGTTCGCCGAGATCGCGCTCGCGGTGTTCCGGCCGAAGCCGCCGCCCACGGTGTCGCTGGACCACCTGCACATGGGCAAGGTGTCGGTGCGCGAGCACGCCGCGCTGCTGCGGTTGCGGCTGGCCGAGGCGGGCACGGCCACCTTCACCACGCTGGTCGCCGACTGCGAGCACACCATCGAGGTGGTGGCGCGGTTCCTGGCGCTGCTGGAGCTCTACCGCGAGTCGAGCGTGCAGTTCGAGCAGCTCGAGGCGCTGGACGAGCTGCACGTGCGCTGGACCGGCGGGTCGGTGGAGCAGGCGAGCGCGGCGGCCGAGCAGGACCGCGCGCGGAGTGAGGACGAGGAGTACGGGTGA